Below is a window of Tolypothrix bouteillei VB521301 DNA.
TTGTCGATCTTTCTACCTTACAAAATCTTGCCCAACGTTATTCTGAGCTAGATGTTGCTTCTGTGGAAGCGTGTTTGGCATTTTTGCGAGCAACCGTAGATGTACAAGTGGCGTTAGAGACGCATTTTGCTCGCTATGGTTTATCAATGGGCAAATTTACGCTGTTAATGCAACTGTTGCAGGCAAATGAACAAGGACTAACACCCTCTGAATGTGCAGAACGTTCTGGAGTCACTCGTGCTACTATTACAGGACTGTTAGACGGACTAGAAAGGGACGGATTAGTAGAACGACAACCATGTCCCAATGACCGCAGGATGTTAAGCGTTCACCTTACAGACAAAGGGCATACGCTCATGGCTCAAATGCTACCCGATCACTTCTGTCGCACAACTGGATTGATGGCACATCTAAATAATGACGAAAAGAAA
It encodes the following:
- a CDS encoding MarR family winged helix-turn-helix transcriptional regulator, whose protein sequence is MAIVRSFVDRVVDLSTLQNLAQRYSELDVASVEACLAFLRATVDVQVALETHFARYGLSMGKFTLLMQLLQANEQGLTPSECAERSGVTRATITGLLDGLERDGLVERQPCPNDRRMLSVHLTDKGHTLMAQMLPDHFCRTTGLMAHLNNDEKKTLIQLLQKLQAGTSAMLEP